The stretch of DNA AAAATTAAGCattccaattatttttttatataattgttttaccATATTAAGCAAAATAATAGCTAGCATACTGGATAATGTTTCTAAATATAGTCAAAAGGAAAACTCCTTTTATCAATTGAGACATGAAATAGGAATAAAGTAGTGACATTACATCTAAGAACCAACACAGAAGGCACGTACAGAAAGAAATAACAACACCATTACTTTACTTATTCGCCTTTTTCTGAAAATAAGGGAAGTTCTATAGCAACGACTCTACACTCTAAATCTACAAGAGTACCAGTAAAAATGGCTTAATAACGAGCATAAAATCCTTGCAGGCCAAACATGAACAAATAGCTGCCTTCCTTTCGGCCGGCTGTGCATGACGTCATAATAAGCACTGCGATAAAATGAAAAAGCATTTGAAGCATATTCTACAAAGATTTCTTGGTAAGGGCAATGTTTATTAACTAATTTCTTATCAAACTGCGGGATCTTCCAAGGGCCACTGACAGGAATACTGTCAACTTCAGGAATATGAAATGACAACACAAACAACTGGGTACTCTAAAGTGGTCATACGAATTAacagaaaattaatttttacttcatGGGTAAAGAATTGTGTAAAACTACGCTGGAGAAAAATTGGAGCTACATCAATGGGGAAGACGTGTTACGGACATCTTTCAGCTTCATTCAATTACAGCAATTCTATGATGATTCAAATAGGGTCTGGACGACCTTATAAAATATGAAATGACAAATTTCCTCTTAATCCCTAACTGTTTTGTTTACACAAGTCAACAAATTAAAATGCAGCAAATCCTTAcaacagaaaaaataataaatctatgattttgtgtgtgtgtgtgtgtgtgagagagagaaagagagagacagagagtctGTTATGTATGAAGTGGATCAAAGAGACAGCATTCGTTTATACTGTAGGAATGTCCGATTATTGATTAAAAAGAAATCCAACTCGACAGTGATGGAGGTTTATCCAGACATCTTACTACAAAGAGAATGTCCATGAGAAGAACACAAATCAACAATTCCTTTAGTTGAGCAATGcaattaatgttaattttaattggAGATAAACTTAAAAACAAATGAAGCTTTAGTGTTGATTATGGGTGCCTCATAGTGCGTAAAATatcaattatatacagtatatatatatatatatatatatatatatatatatatatatatatatatatatatatatatatatatatatataatgtatatccttTTTCTCCTTATGGAATTAGTTGGGTATTAAGTTCCCTCTATTCTGATTTAGATAATCTACAAGACTTTTCTATGGTTTTTTTGGGTCTTCTCACTATATTTCGTACTACAATTGCATATCTTCTACCATCCTCACTAATATCTCCTCCTCATCCCGCCTcataacatgtccaaaccatctattTTTGACATCTTAGTCGATTTTCCAAACACGAACGTCCAATCTTCACAATTACCTAACTGGTAATATTATCTCATCGTAATCGGGCTTTATaatgtttaattttctttacttaCCTGCATTTAAATCTTCATTTGACACATGTATGTCTTTATGAGATGCTGTAATCTTTGCTTATCTCCAAATATGATCAAGCAGAAAATGGGAAATGTTAATGAATGTCAGCGGCCCTTGACTATTGATCTATGAAAAGCAAGTGAAGCACAATCTAATCTAACAACAACACCTCTTACTCTAACCATCTTACCAGTGTTATTGACAGTAGTAGAACTCTCTCCTGAAACCAGATCAACAAAATGTATTACAACCTCAAACATTGGCCATGCATGTCCTTATCCCAGCTTCACTGGTATCAACTTCGTTTGCATAAGCAAATTTCTTTTCATAAAGTATTAATGCATCAAGCGCATAAATCATTTTAATGGAAAAATACAAAAGCTTAGCATATATTCACTTCAACCTGTATCTGTGCTCTATTTAAGGTCTAGTTATAGCATTTAGAATCTATTCATGCTATATAGGTGTCCTCATGGTCGACTCCCTTACCAGCGAATTAAGTAATTTAGTCAAGATAAAAATCTGTTTGGGCTCGTACACAACAGCTTGAGTCCTTATTCTACTACATGAAACTTTCAATCAGCATCTccttgtactgtatatacaatacatcATAATCCATTGTTGAAGATGGAAATATTTTTGTCAATGAACTCAAAGCCAAAATGCACATAAACAAAAGTATTGACTGACTaaattaaactaaataaaacaaaAGTATTGACTGACTaaattaaactaaataaaacaaaAGTATTGACTGACTaaattaaactaaataaaacaaaAGTATTGACTGACTAAATTAAACTAAATACTTACCTTTCTAGTACATAAAGAATAGTAAACTTTATAAACTTATCCATTATTGATCTCATTTCTATTAATAGTGTATTAGCATAAAATTCACTGTTATATAGTGGCCATGGCCAATACCAACTAACAATTTTGAcatattttgtaacttttcataTGAAAAGTATCTTTTTATCCTAGTAGTTGTgacaaactttaagaaaaaaaaatcttgaaaactaaTTCAAATTACACGACAGTCTTTACTGTCTCATGGAACAGTCAGTCACACTAATTACACAGTTCATTCATGCAACTTGATGAAAATAAGTGTTAAAATACATCATCGCAATTTTACTGTCATGCAGATATATAATATAATGGTACCTGATACTGAATTGTATATTGCATGCAAAGATCTATAACCGTACTGTGATGCAATTCAACAAAGCGTTAGTATACCGTACTTCCAACCTTGGCAATGGAACCTTTGCATTGCAACTTTCCTGCTAGTCATCTCATCTCATGCTTCAACAACTACCCACTCACCAATAACTTCCTCCATCTCTACTGCTTTTGTTTCTACTTCATTAATATGATCAGGATGATTCTCTTGTACCGCCGATTGTTCATCATCTCCATTTCCAGCATCAACTGTAAAGTATTAGTAATGCTGTCTACGGTACTTCATTTAAGTGTACTTAATCCTTTACCTGCTGGAATTACAATCCCGAAAGCCTTATAGACAAGGGGAAAACGATAACACAAGACCAAAACTTGATAACGGGTAGACACAAAGCGTTAATGATGACAACTCTGATGCTAAATTAAAAAATTTAATGCAAGCCTGTGTCAGGAGGAGAGGCTACAAAAAATAGGTATAGTGAAAGGTTTAAATTCAAGTTGAACATTTTAAATTAATTGGACCCGGTTAAAAGACAAGACAAACAGTACAGTACAATACACCCAGCATGTACAAAACGCCTACTCGTGTGTGAGTTTGTGTCCTACATTTCAAATCACAAACGTACTAGTGTGCAATGTAATCATCATACTACAAATAGTTTTACAATAATTTTGGTAAAGCACTACACTACCTTTCCTTTCAAGCTACCCGCCAGTGGTAATGTGCTCAAGAACATCTTTAGAATCATTTTAAGATGGTTCTGGAAAATATAGATCTCTGGACCGTCATCCTTGGCAAAATAATTCATCCACAACTGGCAGTGAATGCAAACTTCcttaaaaatttatcaaatttgtGTCGAGGAAATTACATTAATGCTAAGGCTTTAAATTATAAGGAGAAACAAGATTTAGATAAATTAAAAGTTTAACTTTCCACTTAGCGGTGCCTGAGAAGAAGGAAGTTTTTAATAAACTGCTTCTACTTCGTTTTCATATTGTATTTACATATAATGGGTTAATTTGTTGCTTTTGAATTGTGCGTCATAATTAAAGGAATAAGGCCTTATGAATTTTGAAGCatgtactgtattttttatattttaacatgAAGCAGACAATTATAAATTTAAGCAAGGTGATGTAGAAGTATTGTGTAAGGAAAGAACGTAATTTCTAGATCCCTACTAATGTCAAGCtagacacatttaaaaaaaaaaaaaaagaagtaagcaATGCATTATTCTGAAAGACTGGATCTGCCTTAGCGACGTAAAAATCAATCACGCCCATAACTGCAAATTCTCCCAGTCCTTCCTTCCATACCTTCTTGTGGTTCATCAGTTCCTTCGGGCTCTGGCTCAGCGGCGCCATCGTCTTCGTCTCCAGCACCATCCTCAGCAGCAGGTTCAGCCTCGGGTTCTGCGTGTCCTTCGTCATCACCGTTTTCTTCGGGTTCGACATCTTCTGGAGGCTGCTCTTGGGCTTGAACCATGGCGGCCATGGCAAGCATGGAGATGAGGAACAGCTGCCAGAATTTCATCTTCGTATTACTGCAAAACCAAGAAACCagactttaagtattttattgtttgaaatctatatgaaaaaaaatagataccgtacaaatgaacaataaattagAAATTTGTCATAATTTTAACCGTCCTTTGAATTCAGATCATCTCAGAGTATATCATCTACCATGTAGTAATGGGGTATGTAATGAAATATAACAGCCTTGCATTTTCtatcataaggatcaatactaccacatattctaaaagttttattctagctgtgaccaaattgGGGAATGATATCCGCAATCATATAGCTGAATCTGTTGGAATTCAAACGTAGTGCGAGTGTTAGACAAgcttattcattatttctccaaTCCTTTTCCGTACTGGGATTCTTTACCTGTTTGAGCCCTTTGGAGAATAGCCTtttgcattttcaactagggttgcagtttaattGGTAATAATATTAAGACGCAAAGAGCCGTATCATACACGCATGCAAAGCCTAAGATCCGAAAATACGAGTGACAAATCGTAAATGATATAAGATATGAAAATTAGCACCATATGTACTATAAGAAGTGCTGTGTATCTGCTTGTGTACTTGAATTGTCCCTAATCCTGCTGCTTCCATAATTTTGTTGATATTATCGTATAGTGGTCATCTTTATTTCTGCACGACCCTTTCATGGCTTTTCTGTGCTGGTTATGCGCAACGAGGCTACCTCGAGAGTGATCTGGGCTGGTCTTATGCCCCTAACTCCCGTGAGATACGCGTTTTTCTTTTAGCCTTTAAATATAACTGACTTGCCTTTCCCTTTACTTTTGATTTTGGATCATTTCACTACATACAAGTACCTTTGAAGTTTATTCAACCGTAAAACCGGTTATTAGTTTGCTTATTTATTTTGTGGTCACTGTTTGGAAGCTTAACATATTTTATCATATCCTGTAAGATACGTGGTTCCTGTAGGAGTGTCATTTTACACCCATCGCTTTGCATCTTGTTAGGAATAATAATTCTGTGCAAGCTCTTTCTAATGAGATGTTTCTTAATCGATTTTATCCTTGCATGGTAAAGGGAgcaaacgatattattattattattattattattattattattattattattataagctaagctacaaccctacttggaaaagcaggatgcccagaggctccaacagggaaaaatatcccagtgcggaaaggaaacagggaaatgaataaactacaagagaagtacaatcaatataaaattttttaaaaagagtaacaacattaaattagatctgtcatatataaactataaaaacgtaaaacaACTCAAAATGCAAAGTTTCCGCTCATTTCTCTAAAGGCAACcttaaaaaaatgcattttaacaCAATATTGTGATATTTTCAAAAGTAGGTTGAATATTTATATTATGACAGGTATGTATTCTTATGGTATAAAGAAAAGAAATGTCAATTCCTGCAATCTAAAAATTAATATGTTCCAtcggtaaaacagaaaaaaaaataagctattaAACACTGACGCAAGAATGTTTGTGCAATATAAAAATAGCTAGAAGACCAAGACGGATTGAATTTTATGGAAACTGACCAACCTTCGAACTAAAATGATTGCTATCCAAGAGCCCCCAGGCAGATAACGACCTCCATTCCACTTGCAACATAGTGGTGATTTACCTAGAGCTTTTGCGTCATACAAATACAAACAATCACAGTActaacattaattttattattattattattattattattattattattattattattatcatcattactagctaaactacaatactagttgaaaaagcaagatgctataaacccgggggttccaacagggaaaaataacagtgTAGAAAGGGAATATAGAAATGAATTACAtgagaagtgataaataaaatataaaatattttgagatcagtaacaacgttgaaatagatctgtcacatataatATACAAAGAGAGACATGCCAGCATGttgaacatgaaaacattcgctgcaagttcaaACATAAAGACAATTGCTtataactaaataaaaagaaaaaaattaaaacaacaacCTTGTACATGTGACATATGCAGCTAAGCAGATCTACGGGAGTGCACTTCATTACGAAAGAGGGTAGGGTGAAAATGACAAAAGAATGAGTCAGAACCAATAAAATACAACGCAGTGAATACATCGAATTCTTTAATACCACGCACCCTCACCTAGCAGCTAAGCTTTAATTAACTAGCAACAACAAGCGCAGTTATCATGGCATGCCACTGCACCCATACAGTGTGAATACCGTATCGATAAGTGGAAAGCAAGTTCCTTAATGAACGCGGTATGTCGCTTGAAGGGCGACACTTGTGAATGCCAATGGAAAAAGCGTCATTAAGTGCTAAATACATGTTGGCTAGCTCTATCGGTGAAAGTTCTTTTCGCTTTTAATAGCCACATTTATCATACCATTTATTATAACATAACATCGAATATTAGTACTCATTGCCTGCCATACATAATTTTCCGCAAATGACAATATTGACTacgtataaaaacacacacataattatatatatatatatatatatata from Palaemon carinicauda isolate YSFRI2023 chromosome 5, ASM3689809v2, whole genome shotgun sequence encodes:
- the LOC137641523 gene encoding neurofilament light polypeptide-like isoform X2 — translated: MKFWQLFLISMLAMAAMVQAQEQPPEDVEPEENGDDEGHAEPEAEPAAEDGAGDEDDGAAEPEPEGTDEPQEGESSTTVNNTESSKTAGLESDSGATSACFSFSTVILSTLVALKFAH
- the LOC137641523 gene encoding neurofilament light polypeptide-like isoform X1, with the translated sequence MKFWQLFLISMLAMAAMVQAQEQPPEDVEPEENGDDEGHAEPEAEPAAEDGAGDEDDGAAEPEPEGTDEPQEVDAGNGDDEQSAVQENHPDHINEVETKAVEMEEVIESSKTAGLESDSGATSACFSFSTVILSTLVALKFAH